A section of the Pediococcus inopinatus genome encodes:
- a CDS encoding RluA family pseudouridine synthase: MKISWQVKVESPEKIWTFLYQKGVSRTLLKDVKFHGGNIELNQNEVRASEEVVTGDELTLTLPPEITNDHVAVSSEPIEICYEDDHFLVVNKPAYMATVPSHVYSNDTLVNRVKGYYQRQKYESQVTHVVTRLDRDTSGLVIFAKHHFAHSVLDRELKEHQIKKIYTAVVMGHLPQKHGLIDLPISRDPGSFIRRQVSAESDGRRSVTEYWVVKALRDASLLRVQLHTGRTHQIRVHFSALGHPLVGDVLYGGSCSGYMQRQALHCASISFFNPFTNRQVKVMAPLPKDLAAYLEQETRKL; encoded by the coding sequence ATGAAGATTAGTTGGCAGGTAAAAGTCGAAAGTCCGGAGAAGATCTGGACCTTTTTATATCAAAAAGGGGTTTCCCGGACGCTACTAAAAGATGTCAAATTTCATGGGGGCAATATTGAACTTAATCAAAATGAAGTTCGGGCCTCAGAAGAAGTGGTGACTGGGGATGAATTGACCTTAACGTTACCACCTGAAATTACGAATGATCATGTGGCCGTTTCCAGTGAGCCAATTGAAATTTGTTACGAAGATGATCATTTTTTGGTTGTTAATAAACCAGCCTATATGGCGACTGTCCCATCACATGTCTATTCAAACGATACCCTTGTAAACCGCGTGAAGGGTTATTATCAACGACAAAAATATGAAAGCCAAGTTACTCATGTCGTGACTAGGTTAGATCGGGATACTTCTGGATTGGTTATTTTTGCTAAGCATCATTTTGCACATTCTGTTTTGGATAGAGAATTAAAGGAACATCAGATAAAAAAAATCTATACAGCAGTTGTAATGGGACATCTCCCGCAAAAACATGGTTTAATTGACCTGCCAATTTCGCGTGATCCAGGATCTTTTATTCGACGCCAGGTTTCTGCGGAATCTGATGGGCGCCGTTCAGTTACAGAATATTGGGTAGTTAAAGCTTTGCGTGATGCTTCATTATTGCGTGTGCAGTTACATACGGGAAGAACGCATCAGATTCGGGTTCATTTTTCAGCACTCGGCCATCCGTTAGTTGGTGATGTGTTGTACGGTGGGAGCTGCAGTGGTTATATGCAACGTCAAGCGTTACATTGTGCCTCCATTTCTTTTTTTAACCCATTTACAAATCGTCAAGTTAAGGTCATGGCTCCTTTACCAAAAGACTTAGCGGCGTATTTGGAACAGGAAACTCGTAAGCTATGA
- a CDS encoding NAD kinase — protein MKVAVYNTKANNSKSVADQLTKKLKENQIGIDNRHPDIVITVGGDGTLLSAFQHYKAQLAHVRFIGVHTGHLGFYTDWQDYELDDLIKAIKADTGESVGYPILDIDVTLVGESKPRQYQAVNESTIKKISSTLVADVYIKDQLFERFRGDGLCISTPTGSTAYNRSIGGAVIHPQLEVLQMAEIASINNRVFRTLGASVIMAPDEWVTIRPAHGGNFNFTADQVDVVNSPIEQIEYRIGKQKINFAKYRHIGFWNRVHNAFIGDGNED, from the coding sequence ATGAAAGTAGCAGTTTATAATACGAAAGCAAATAATTCTAAAAGCGTTGCTGATCAACTAACAAAAAAATTAAAAGAAAACCAAATTGGTATTGATAATAGGCATCCAGATATTGTCATTACAGTTGGTGGAGATGGCACCTTACTTTCCGCTTTTCAGCATTATAAAGCTCAGTTAGCACATGTCCGCTTTATTGGGGTCCATACAGGCCACCTAGGTTTTTATACTGATTGGCAAGATTATGAGTTAGATGACTTAATCAAAGCGATTAAAGCAGATACAGGTGAGTCCGTTGGTTATCCCATTTTAGACATTGATGTCACCCTAGTCGGGGAGTCTAAGCCAAGGCAATATCAGGCGGTAAATGAGTCTACAATTAAGAAGATATCGTCCACATTGGTTGCCGATGTTTATATTAAGGATCAATTGTTTGAACGTTTTCGAGGGGATGGACTTTGTATTTCAACACCGACTGGATCCACAGCCTATAACCGATCCATTGGTGGTGCGGTTATACATCCGCAACTAGAAGTTTTACAGATGGCAGAAATTGCATCAATAAATAATCGAGTTTTTAGAACCTTGGGCGCATCTGTTATTATGGCTCCAGATGAATGGGTAACCATTCGACCAGCGCATGGCGGTAATTTTAATTTTACGGCTGATCAGGTGGATGTCGTGAATTCACCAATTGAACAAATTGAATATCGTATTGGTAAACAAAAAATTAATTTTGCGAAATATCGGCATATTGGATTCTGGAATCGTGTTCATAACGCGTTTATTGGTGACGGAAATGAAGATTAG
- a CDS encoding GTP pyrophosphokinase: MIDNWEQFLLPYKQTVDELKIKLRGIRKQFQNDDQQSPIEFVTGRVKPVSSIKEKMVRRQVREDRLEQDMQDIAGVRVMCQFVEDIYQVVDLLRKRTDLTIIEERDYINNEKPSGYRSYHIVVEYPVQLISGEKKILAEIQIRTLAMNFWATIEHSLNYKYQGEFPKELSDRLQRASEAAFSLDEEMSEIREEIQEAQKLFSRERSDHNNYGSHKD, from the coding sequence GTGATTGATAATTGGGAACAATTCTTATTACCATACAAACAAACCGTTGATGAATTAAAAATAAAACTACGGGGAATTCGAAAACAATTTCAAAATGATGATCAACAAAGTCCAATTGAATTTGTAACTGGAAGAGTTAAACCCGTTTCTAGCATTAAAGAAAAAATGGTTCGCCGTCAGGTCCGCGAAGATCGGCTTGAACAAGACATGCAAGATATTGCGGGCGTCCGGGTTATGTGTCAGTTTGTTGAAGATATTTATCAAGTTGTTGATTTGCTTCGTAAGCGAACCGATCTGACAATTATTGAGGAACGTGACTACATTAACAACGAAAAACCAAGTGGTTACCGATCTTATCACATTGTAGTGGAGTATCCAGTCCAGTTAATATCCGGAGAAAAAAAGATTTTGGCTGAAATTCAGATTCGGACTTTGGCAATGAATTTTTGGGCCACGATTGAACATTCTTTAAACTACAAATATCAAGGCGAATTTCCTAAAGAATTAAGTGATCGGCTGCAAAGAGCGTCAGAGGCGGCCTTTTCCTTGGATGAAGAAATGTCGGAAATTCGAGAAGAAATTCAAGAAGCTCAAAAATTATTTTCCAGAGAACGTTCGGATCATAATAATTACGGCTCACATAAGGACTGA
- a CDS encoding DsbA family protein produces MLDVYLFVTPWGEKCMQSEKVMMDFVHNVDQKVSFQIIPMLNMQIVQDYLHNNNNKTYDSYNELSADMYNMILDYKAALFQCKRHGRNFLKLIQQEINGNQLSYSKQLGSKIAEQANLDLEMFETDRRSQLAKDAFKADQKTASEMNVNISPAAVIFNDDDDNCGILVEDFNNETLQQICQDDECPLSSAISFSHASVSFPHVL; encoded by the coding sequence ATGCTTGATGTCTATTTATTCGTGACACCATGGGGCGAAAAGTGCATGCAATCTGAAAAGGTCATGATGGATTTTGTCCATAATGTTGATCAAAAAGTCAGTTTTCAGATCATCCCCATGCTGAATATGCAAATTGTTCAAGATTACTTGCATAATAATAATAATAAAACTTATGACTCATACAATGAATTGTCAGCTGACATGTACAATATGATTTTAGATTACAAGGCGGCCCTTTTTCAATGTAAGAGACACGGCCGAAATTTTTTGAAATTAATTCAACAAGAAATTAATGGCAATCAACTTTCGTATTCTAAACAACTGGGCTCTAAAATTGCTGAACAAGCTAACCTAGACCTTGAGATGTTTGAAACCGACCGGCGTTCTCAATTAGCCAAAGATGCCTTTAAGGCCGATCAAAAAACCGCTTCGGAAATGAACGTCAATATCTCCCCAGCCGCTGTTATCTTTAATGACGACGATGATAATTGTGGTATTCTCGTGGAAGATTTCAATAATGAAACTTTGCAACAGATTTGCCAAGATGACGAGTGTCCGCTTTCTTCTGCCATCAGTTTTTCACATGCATCAGTTTCATTTCCCCACGTTCTATAA
- the pepF gene encoding oligoendopeptidase F codes for MSEIKQLPKRSEVPIELTWDLSTIFKNKEAVNKAIAELHPRVNELVKLAGGLDKDSNSLLTAIRSELEIESQLERIYVYAELKNDQDTSNNQNQALKDQVTSLVAKVSAKLAWFEPEILAIPKATLEKYQENNTELKPYQHYFEVLNLKKNHVLTTKEEAILAGAGSVFEVSSNVFGILDNSDLKFPFVKDEAGEAVQLSQGVYSTLLQSTEQSVRKEAFEQLYAVYEQFKNTFAMTLAGEVKVHNFKAQIRGYKDARQAAMSANAIPESVYSNLITEVHDHLDLLHRYVGLRKKILNLKELHMYDLYTPITGKSPLSYTYQEAQKEAKAALQIMGSDYVGHVEDAFKNRWIDVVENEGKRSGAYSSGVYGTNPFMLLNWHNDLDNLFTLVHEMGHSMHSYYTTHNQPYQYGDYPIFVAEIASTTNENILTQYLLDKYDDPQIKLFVLNHYLDGFKGTVYRQTQFAEFEQFIHETDARGEALTAEMMSDYYGKLNHRYYGNDVINDSQIKSEWTRIPHFYYNFYVYQYATGFAAASTLANGISSKEPHARENYLNYLKSGSSDFPLNVMKKAGVNMAEKQYLEDAFAVFEKRLNEFEALL; via the coding sequence ATGTCGGAAATTAAGCAATTACCAAAACGTAGTGAAGTACCAATTGAATTAACTTGGGATCTTTCAACAATTTTTAAAAATAAAGAGGCTGTTAATAAGGCTATCGCCGAGTTACATCCACGGGTAAATGAGCTAGTGAAGCTTGCTGGTGGTCTGGACAAGGACAGCAATAGTTTGCTAACAGCTATTCGAAGCGAGCTTGAAATTGAAAGCCAACTGGAACGTATTTATGTTTATGCAGAACTAAAAAATGATCAAGATACTTCAAATAATCAAAATCAAGCACTAAAAGATCAAGTCACTAGTTTAGTGGCCAAGGTGTCTGCAAAATTAGCTTGGTTTGAACCAGAAATTTTAGCAATCCCTAAAGCTACTCTGGAAAAATATCAAGAAAATAATACAGAACTAAAACCTTATCAGCATTACTTTGAAGTACTTAACTTAAAGAAAAATCATGTTCTTACAACAAAAGAAGAAGCCATTTTGGCTGGTGCAGGATCCGTTTTTGAAGTTTCTTCTAATGTTTTTGGAATCTTAGATAATTCTGATCTCAAGTTTCCGTTCGTAAAAGATGAGGCCGGAGAAGCGGTCCAATTGTCTCAAGGCGTGTATTCAACCCTGCTGCAGTCAACTGAGCAGTCTGTTCGTAAAGAAGCCTTTGAACAGCTTTACGCAGTGTATGAGCAGTTTAAAAATACGTTTGCCATGACACTTGCCGGAGAAGTCAAGGTTCATAATTTCAAAGCACAAATTAGAGGGTATAAAGATGCCCGTCAGGCTGCTATGAGTGCAAATGCAATTCCAGAATCGGTTTATTCTAATTTGATAACTGAGGTGCATGATCATTTGGATTTACTTCATAGGTATGTCGGTTTACGGAAGAAGATTCTTAATTTAAAAGAATTACATATGTATGATTTATACACACCGATTACAGGAAAATCGCCTTTAAGCTACACGTATCAGGAAGCACAAAAAGAAGCTAAAGCAGCCCTTCAAATTATGGGTAGTGATTATGTGGGCCACGTGGAGGACGCGTTTAAGAACCGGTGGATTGATGTTGTTGAAAATGAAGGTAAAAGAAGTGGTGCTTATTCTTCAGGTGTGTATGGGACCAATCCGTTCATGCTACTTAACTGGCACAATGATTTGGACAATTTATTTACATTGGTCCATGAGATGGGACACAGTATGCACAGCTACTACACAACCCATAATCAACCTTATCAATATGGTGATTATCCGATTTTTGTTGCTGAAATTGCGTCGACAACTAATGAAAATATTTTGACACAGTATCTTTTAGATAAGTATGATGATCCACAAATTAAGTTGTTCGTGCTGAACCATTATCTAGATGGATTTAAAGGGACAGTTTATCGACAAACACAATTTGCCGAATTTGAACAATTTATTCATGAGACAGATGCCCGCGGAGAAGCCCTAACTGCAGAAATGATGTCGGATTATTACGGTAAATTAAATCATCGTTATTATGGGAATGATGTGATAAATGATTCACAAATTAAATCAGAATGGACTCGGATCCCGCACTTTTACTATAATTTTTATGTTTATCAATATGCAACTGGTTTTGCGGCTGCATCAACTTTGGCTAACGGTATTTCATCAAAAGAACCACATGCAAGGGAAAACTATTTAAACTATTTGAAGTCAGGTAGTTCTGATTTTCCTTTGAATGTGATGAAAAAAGCCGGGGTTAATATGGCTGAAAAACAATATTTAGAAGACGCGTTTGCTGTGTTTGAAAAGCGCTTGAATGAATTCGAAGCCTTACTATAA
- a CDS encoding competence protein CoiA, translating into MFVANKNNQSVLAVDARRNSKYTCPGCGEAVILRHGQMRLSHFAHHAGSNCEVFSEGETKAHLEGKTQIFDWCRKNHLAVKLEAYLPELQQRPDILVNWNHHWTAIEFQCSPISLEKLSARTRGYYEHGYKVWWILGPTYLARKLTLEKISKFAYFQKSLNLFLSFYNPQTEQFIVKHHLTQDLFGKIKWADHAFSPSKTTFNELFHQTRRWTRENHYNANREAFELQRRLLGRYTDPRLAKAQRYCYMHHLNLAGCPWFVHGEDFDFPTGTMIPIEVKVRFLIRLMEAKRSQLFSYRMLFSWFENSTSEYKLQFPNISRSKFDVEMNFQHFLDDLLSNGIMQIEHEHYQIKKLPYWYNDLNQKLHFLPA; encoded by the coding sequence ATGTTTGTTGCAAATAAGAATAATCAAAGCGTGCTGGCAGTTGATGCAAGGCGTAATAGTAAATATACTTGTCCTGGATGTGGGGAGGCTGTGATTTTAAGGCATGGTCAAATGCGGTTGTCGCATTTTGCCCATCACGCAGGATCGAATTGTGAAGTTTTCAGCGAGGGAGAAACCAAGGCTCATTTAGAAGGAAAAACACAAATATTTGATTGGTGTCGAAAAAATCATCTGGCGGTTAAATTAGAAGCTTATTTACCGGAGTTACAACAAAGACCAGATATTTTAGTGAATTGGAATCACCATTGGACGGCAATTGAGTTTCAATGTAGCCCCATTTCTTTGGAAAAGCTTTCCGCAAGAACGCGTGGCTATTATGAGCATGGATATAAAGTTTGGTGGATTTTGGGGCCAACTTATTTGGCGAGAAAACTAACATTAGAAAAAATATCTAAATTCGCTTATTTTCAAAAATCACTTAATCTATTTCTCTCTTTCTATAATCCGCAAACTGAGCAATTTATAGTTAAACATCATCTTACACAAGATTTGTTTGGAAAAATTAAGTGGGCTGACCACGCCTTTTCGCCTAGTAAAACTACTTTTAATGAGTTATTTCATCAAACCCGAAGGTGGACTCGTGAAAATCATTATAATGCCAATCGAGAAGCTTTCGAATTACAAAGGAGATTATTGGGTAGATACACGGATCCGCGGTTGGCGAAGGCACAGAGGTATTGCTACATGCATCATTTAAATTTAGCGGGGTGTCCGTGGTTTGTTCATGGCGAAGATTTTGATTTTCCAACGGGAACCATGATACCTATCGAGGTGAAAGTACGGTTTTTAATTAGATTGATGGAAGCTAAACGAAGTCAACTATTTTCATATCGAATGCTGTTTTCATGGTTTGAGAATTCAACTAGTGAATACAAGTTACAATTTCCAAATATTTCTCGCTCGAAATTCGATGTTGAAATGAATTTTCAACATTTTTTAGATGACTTACTTTCAAATGGAATTATGCAAATTGAGCATGAACACTATCAAATTAAAAAATTACCTTATTGGTACAATGATTTGAACCAAAAATTACATTTCTTACCGGCTTGA
- a CDS encoding adaptor protein MecA: MEMERINDDTIRVVIGNEDLSERGITVLDLLGSHKQIEDFFYSILQEVDTDHQFQENDAVTFQVLPNQNGLELFISKNSDMKGNSKVNADSNTFNINNEDDVSEFIKHQLMQHDDESKKKVESTKDSSPADLDPYLNDPDTNTQEFVLKLPNFESMPEIARVLRLESAASNLFKYRDEYYLDLIFFVDESSPETVKNELAIAYEYADASEVTADVLHEHGKEIMSQSALELTRHYFK, translated from the coding sequence ATGGAAATGGAACGAATTAATGATGACACAATTCGAGTTGTAATTGGTAATGAGGATCTAAGCGAGCGTGGCATTACCGTTCTTGATTTGTTAGGCAGTCATAAGCAGATAGAAGATTTTTTCTACAGCATTTTACAAGAGGTCGATACGGATCATCAATTTCAAGAAAATGATGCTGTGACTTTCCAGGTGTTACCTAATCAAAATGGGTTAGAACTTTTTATTAGTAAAAATTCTGATATGAAGGGTAATTCAAAGGTAAATGCTGATAGTAATACATTTAATATTAACAATGAAGATGATGTTTCTGAGTTCATTAAGCATCAGTTAATGCAACATGATGACGAAAGCAAAAAGAAGGTAGAGTCCACAAAGGATTCTAGTCCAGCTGATTTGGATCCCTATCTTAATGATCCAGATACGAATACGCAAGAGTTTGTTTTGAAATTACCAAACTTTGAAAGCATGCCTGAGATTGCTCGGGTTTTGCGACTCGAGAGTGCAGCATCTAATCTGTTTAAATATAGGGATGAGTATTATTTAGATTTGATCTTTTTCGTTGACGAATCTAGTCCGGAAACTGTCAAAAATGAACTTGCAATTGCCTATGAATATGCGGATGCTTCTGAGGTTACAGCAGATGTTTTGCATGAACATGGTAAAGAAATCATGAGTCAGAGCGCCCTTGAACTTACGCGCCACTATTTTAAGTAA
- the spxA gene encoding transcriptional regulator SpxA — protein sequence MVTLYTSPSCTSCRKARAWLKENNIPFQERNIFSEPLTMDEIKSILRMTENGTEEIISKRSKVFQKLNVNLDELPLQKLFDLIQKNPGLLRRPIILDEKRLQVGYNEDEIRRFLPRDVRAYELREAQRLADL from the coding sequence ATGGTTACTTTATATACTTCACCGAGTTGTACATCTTGCAGAAAAGCGCGTGCATGGCTCAAAGAGAATAACATTCCATTTCAGGAACGTAATATTTTTTCCGAACCATTGACAATGGATGAAATTAAATCCATTCTGAGAATGACAGAAAATGGAACGGAAGAAATTATTTCAAAACGTTCTAAAGTATTTCAAAAACTAAACGTAAATCTTGATGAATTACCATTACAGAAACTTTTTGATTTAATTCAAAAAAATCCTGGCTTACTAAGAAGACCAATTATTTTAGATGAGAAACGTCTTCAAGTTGGGTACAATGAAGATGAGATTCGTCGATTCTTACCACGGGATGTTCGGGCATACGAGCTTCGCGAAGCACAACGTTTAGCTGATCTTTAG
- a CDS encoding transposase, with protein MSKQKYSVDFKKMIVKLYQDGTSVVELTNEYGIANVTIYKWINLYKEDKETGASKADILALQKRLNRLESENDILKKALTIFAKK; from the coding sequence ATGTCTAAACAGAAATACTCAGTTGATTTCAAAAAAATGATCGTTAAACTCTACCAGGATGGCACCTCGGTAGTTGAGCTTACAAATGAATATGGTATTGCAAATGTCACTATTTACAAATGGATCAATTTATACAAAGAGGACAAAGAAACTGGTGCCTCGAAAGCTGATATTTTAGCGCTACAGAAGCGTCTTAATCGGCTTGAAAGTGAGAATGATATCTTAAAAAAAGCCTTAACCATATTCGCCAAAAAGTAA
- a CDS encoding IS3 family transposase, translating to MRQKVSSEDWQAAIKPNLKQHRIKEICQVLQVPRSTYYDQQNHYISPQAEHRKTLCQAIKRIYYNHRRVYGAPKILKELKKEGLAASIKLVQRLMRQMELKSITLKKWHYQQANNIDEANYPNLLAQDFSTTAPNQKWCADITYVHTKADGWCYLSSIQDLYSRKIIAHKLSRHMTADLVLDTLKQAFETRKVTDQLIIHTDLGSQYRSTTFEELLRQRHIQHSYSKRGCPYDNSVLESFHASLKKEEVYQTHYQNFDEANVALFSYIESFYNNDRIHSAIDYLTPNEKEELVA from the coding sequence ATTCGCCAAAAAGTAAGCTCGGAAGATTGGCAAGCCGCAATCAAACCAAATCTAAAGCAACATCGCATTAAGGAGATCTGTCAGGTACTACAAGTCCCTCGTTCCACGTATTATGATCAACAGAATCATTATATCTCACCACAAGCAGAACATCGAAAGACGCTCTGCCAAGCGATCAAGCGCATTTATTATAATCACCGTCGGGTCTATGGCGCTCCTAAGATTTTAAAGGAATTGAAAAAAGAGGGACTAGCCGCAAGCATCAAGTTAGTTCAGCGTTTAATGCGCCAAATGGAACTTAAATCGATCACCCTAAAGAAGTGGCATTACCAACAAGCAAATAATATCGACGAAGCGAATTATCCGAACCTGCTCGCTCAGGATTTTAGCACGACAGCACCAAATCAAAAATGGTGTGCCGATATCACTTACGTTCACACCAAAGCTGATGGCTGGTGTTATTTATCAAGCATCCAGGATCTGTATTCACGTAAAATCATTGCCCACAAGTTGAGTCGTCACATGACTGCCGATCTAGTGCTCGACACTTTAAAACAAGCTTTTGAAACCAGAAAAGTAACAGACCAGTTGATCATTCATACCGATTTAGGCAGTCAATACCGCAGCACCACCTTTGAAGAACTTCTACGACAACGCCATATCCAGCACTCTTATAGCAAGCGCGGTTGTCCATATGACAATTCAGTTCTGGAGTCATTCCATGCCAGCTTAAAAAAAGAGGAAGTTTATCAGACCCATTACCAAAATTTTGATGAAGCAAATGTGGCTTTATTTAGCTACATTGAGAGCTTTTACAACAATGATCGGATTCATAGTGCCATTGATTATTTAACCCCGAATGAAAAGGAAGAATTAGTCGCTTAA
- a CDS encoding MBL fold metallo-hydrolase, whose protein sequence is MKLTVLGYYGGYPWNNVGTSSYLIQSGGYNLLLDCGSEALLTLEKVLDPLQLDAVLLSHYHHDHTADVGVLQYYWQLKNGSKKEAVLPIYGHTQDPLNFGALTWPNSTVGKAYSEDQTLDLGPFELTFMKTQHPVPAFAIKLVEKVSQKVLVFTSDTAYFSGLVSFAQNADMLMTDTNFYADKTGKKWHMTSAESGDLAKLAHSKRLLLTHLPQEGSLDTLVQEAQTSAGTSVQVERAHKLRTYQI, encoded by the coding sequence TTGAAATTAACGGTGTTAGGTTATTATGGTGGGTATCCTTGGAACAATGTTGGGACTAGTTCATATTTGATCCAATCTGGAGGCTATAATCTCCTCTTAGACTGTGGAAGTGAAGCTTTACTGACGCTGGAAAAGGTTCTTGATCCCTTACAATTGGACGCTGTTTTGTTATCTCATTATCACCATGACCATACGGCGGATGTTGGTGTTCTTCAGTATTATTGGCAGTTGAAGAACGGTTCAAAAAAGGAAGCAGTTTTACCAATCTATGGACATACTCAGGATCCGTTAAATTTTGGTGCATTAACCTGGCCAAACTCAACGGTTGGAAAGGCTTATAGTGAAGATCAGACCTTAGATTTAGGGCCTTTCGAATTAACTTTTATGAAAACACAGCATCCGGTTCCGGCTTTTGCAATTAAACTTGTTGAAAAAGTTTCGCAGAAAGTGCTCGTTTTTACTTCTGATACAGCTTATTTTTCTGGTTTAGTAAGTTTTGCGCAAAATGCCGATATGTTGATGACAGACACAAATTTTTATGCAGACAAAACAGGAAAAAAATGGCACATGACGTCAGCTGAGTCTGGAGACTTAGCAAAACTAGCACATTCCAAACGCCTTCTCTTAACGCATCTTCCCCAAGAAGGTAGCTTAGACACATTAGTGCAAGAAGCCCAAACTAGTGCGGGAACAAGTGTTCAAGTGGAACGTGCACATAAACTCCGAACATATCAGATTTAG
- a CDS encoding ISL3 family transposase: MCYDLITKQNRKEEKQMSLTNSILSLFEMTDPNITVTGVTKKRCPNGQRIHVVHANLSYQLVKCPHCGHKSLIKNGTHVSHLRLGTLSGGRYEMQLRRQRYQCQHCLKTCGAKTNLVRRNETFTHNVKHQVIVLARDMLTSKEIAKICGISPSSVQRILNANIHLAYRVKQLPPNLCFDEFRSCNHLMSFNCCDAVSHRRIVTLEDRLSKDIIDYFEARYSVQERAKVQTITIDMNAEYASFIHRLFPNAVTIIDRFHIIQLAGRALDNVRTRIIRTFQDKHSRIYRILKSQWRLFHLAEEKINDTKLIYLRGINEYMTQQNAIDLALDEFPEFKTVYQTYQGILTAIHQKNATGFKNLITNYQVAGNQMDVTISTFVKNGSAVLNSCRYPYSNGPIEGLNRKIKVLKRSCFGFRNIHNFFIRISLIHE, encoded by the coding sequence TTGTGCTACGATTTAATCACCAAACAAAATCGAAAAGAGGAAAAACAGATGTCCCTAACTAATTCTATCTTAAGCTTGTTTGAAATGACAGACCCAAATATAACCGTAACTGGTGTTACCAAGAAACGTTGCCCGAATGGACAACGAATTCATGTCGTTCACGCCAACCTTTCTTATCAGCTTGTGAAATGTCCCCATTGTGGCCATAAAAGTCTAATTAAAAACGGTACCCACGTTAGTCATCTAAGGTTGGGAACCTTATCAGGCGGACGTTATGAAATGCAGCTAAGAAGACAAAGATATCAATGCCAACATTGTTTAAAAACCTGTGGAGCTAAAACTAACCTCGTTAGACGTAATGAAACTTTTACCCACAATGTTAAACATCAGGTCATTGTGCTAGCTCGTGACATGCTGACCAGTAAAGAAATCGCTAAAATTTGTGGCATTTCACCAAGTAGTGTGCAACGTATTTTAAATGCAAATATTCACTTGGCTTACCGTGTTAAGCAACTTCCACCAAATCTTTGTTTCGATGAATTTCGTTCCTGTAATCATCTAATGTCCTTTAACTGTTGCGATGCCGTTAGTCATCGCCGCATTGTGACCCTCGAAGATCGTCTCAGTAAGGATATCATTGATTACTTTGAAGCTCGTTATTCAGTTCAAGAACGTGCGAAAGTTCAAACAATTACTATTGATATGAACGCCGAATATGCCAGCTTTATTCATCGTTTATTCCCGAACGCTGTCACGATTATTGACCGTTTCCACATTATTCAGCTTGCTGGTCGTGCACTAGACAATGTACGTACACGCATTATCCGTACTTTTCAAGATAAGCATTCACGCATTTACCGCATCCTTAAATCTCAATGGCGTTTATTTCATTTGGCAGAAGAGAAAATCAATGACACTAAGCTTATCTATTTACGAGGCATTAACGAGTATATGACCCAACAGAACGCCATCGACCTTGCCTTAGATGAATTTCCAGAATTCAAAACTGTGTATCAAACTTATCAAGGCATTCTAACTGCTATCCACCAAAAGAATGCCACGGGATTTAAAAATTTGATTACCAACTACCAAGTAGCTGGTAATCAAATGGACGTCACCATTTCAACCTTCGTTAAGAACGGCTCAGCAGTGCTCAACAGTTGTCGTTATCCGTATTCTAACGGTCCTATTGAAGGACTTAATCGCAAAATCAAGGTATTAAAGCGTAGCTGTTTTGGTTTTCGAAATATTCATAACTTCTTCATTCGTATCAGTTTAATTCATGAGTAA